A window from Primulina huaijiensis isolate GDHJ02 chromosome 13, ASM1229523v2, whole genome shotgun sequence encodes these proteins:
- the LOC140990839 gene encoding myb-related protein 306-like has protein sequence MGRPPCCFKIGVKKGPWTPEEDIILVSYIQEHGPGNWRAVPTNTGLLRCSKSCRLRWTNYLRPGIKRGNFTEHEEKTIVHLQALLGNRWAAIASYLPLRTDNDIKNYWNTHLRKKLGKIQGEDKNGESDKNGKSSSSHSITKGQWERRLQTDIHMAKQALCEALSLDKSGTNSSTGLNLFPKPLSIDRSDSNSSIDSKLFENSPQAYEQPIQTSTYASSTENIARWLKDWMKKSPKSTSESTSFNNPSMGSSFSPSEGTFISLNSANSDVSQSISVEDEAKFKTANFTPETVVIRDQVRPNLENQMPFSLLEKWLLDDAAAQGQDGDFMDIAAFREAADLF, from the exons ATGGGGAGGCCACCTTGTTGTTTCAAAATTGGCGTGAAGAAAGGGCCCTGGACTCCTGAAGAAGACATCATTTTAGTTTCTTATATTCAAGAACATGGCCCTGGAAATTGGAGAGCTGTTCCCACCAATACAG GCTTGCTCAGATGCAGCAAGAGTTGCCGGCTCAGGTGGACGAATTACCTCCGGCCGGGCATCAAACGTGGCAACTTCACCGAACATGAAGAAAAGACGATCGTTCATCTTCAAGCCCTTCTTGGCAATCG GTGGGCTGCCATAGCTTCATACCTTCCCCTGAGAACTGACAATGACATCAAGAATTATTGGAACACTCACTTAAGGAAGAAACTAGGAAAGATTCAAGGAGAAGATAAAAATGGGGAAAGTGACAAAAATGGGAAGTCATCGAGTTCTCATTCGATCACGAAGGGCCAGTGGGAGAGGAGGCTTCAAACAGACATTCACATGGCTAAACAAGCCTTGTGTGAGGCTCTCTCACTCGATAAATCCGGCACCAATTCGTCCACTGGTTTGAATCTCTTCCCTAAGCCTCTGTCCATCGATAGATCGGATTCGAATTCATCGATTGACTCGAAGCTTTTCGAAAACTCTCCCCAAGCCTATGAACAGCCGATCCAAACATCCACATATGCATCAAGCACCGAGAACATAGCGCGTTGGCTCAAAGATTGGATGAAGAAATCCCCGAAGTCCACATCTGAGAGTACTTCCTTTAACAACCCCTCAATGGGGTCTAGTTTCAGCCCGAGTGAAGGGACTTTCATCAGCTTGAACTCTGCGAATTCCGATGTTTCGCAATCGATTTCAGTGGAGGATGAAGCCAAGTTCAAGACCGCTAACTTCACTCCTGAAACTGTGGTGATCAGAGATCAGGTTAGGCCCAACTTGGAGAATCAAATGCCCTTTAGTTTACTGGAGAAATGGCTCCTAGATGATGCAGCTGCACAAGGCCAGGATGGGGACTTCATGGACATAGCGGCCTTTAGGGAAGCTGCTGATTTGTTCTGA